One genomic window of Desulfuromonas sp. AOP6 includes the following:
- a CDS encoding patatin-like phospholipase family protein — MAKSIGLALGSGAARGLAHIGVLKELEKNEIPVSAISGTSMGAFIGALYAAGVPLVEMEAVALKQDWRKLARLVDPTLPTSGLINGKNVASFIQSLLPVHTFEELSIPLAVVTTDIETGEHVIIKKGSLVDAIRAAIAFPGIFPPVRFGDRFLVDGGLCIPVPINQVRDLGVDVTIGVCTIPEVEKKTAEDFLVHKKEKEKRGNGFLNLLTVEAVEKLFRSPPESNGHTHRESIYSEEVQGERKPPGILKVFAQSIAIMENEINSLRLEKDEADLLIRPDLNGITLLDFNRAEETIQAGAKAMNKVLSQVRDLAQL, encoded by the coding sequence ATGGCCAAATCCATAGGACTTGCTCTTGGCAGCGGAGCGGCACGGGGCCTTGCTCACATCGGCGTCCTCAAGGAACTTGAGAAAAATGAAATTCCGGTAAGCGCGATTTCCGGGACCTCCATGGGTGCCTTTATTGGAGCTCTCTATGCTGCGGGTGTCCCTCTGGTGGAAATGGAGGCGGTGGCTCTCAAGCAGGACTGGCGAAAACTGGCCCGTCTTGTTGACCCGACACTGCCAACGTCGGGCCTCATTAACGGCAAAAATGTCGCCTCTTTTATCCAGAGCCTTCTTCCCGTCCACACCTTTGAAGAGCTTTCCATTCCCCTGGCTGTGGTCACCACCGATATCGAAACGGGTGAACACGTTATTATTAAAAAGGGCAGCCTGGTCGATGCCATCAGGGCGGCCATTGCCTTTCCGGGCATCTTCCCGCCGGTCCGCTTTGGCGATCGATTTCTGGTTGACGGAGGGCTTTGCATTCCTGTGCCCATCAATCAGGTTCGTGACCTGGGTGTTGATGTCACCATTGGTGTATGCACAATTCCCGAGGTTGAGAAAAAAACGGCCGAGGATTTTCTGGTTCACAAAAAAGAGAAAGAAAAGAGGGGGAACGGTTTCCTGAACCTTCTGACTGTCGAGGCGGTGGAGAAACTTTTTAGATCCCCCCCGGAGAGCAACGGTCACACACACCGCGAAAGCATATACAGTGAAGAGGTGCAAGGGGAGCGCAAGCCTCCGGGTATTTTAAAGGTGTTTGCCCAAAGCATTGCCATTATGGAAAATGAGATCAATTCTCTCAGACTGGAGAAAGATGAAGCTGATCTTCTGATTCGTCCCGACCTTAACGGGATCACCCTATTGGATTTCAATCGTGCTGAAGAGACGATTCAGGCTGGGGCCAAGGCAATGAACAAAGTACTTTCCCAGGTACGCGACCTGGCTCAGCTTTGA
- the ubiB gene encoding 2-polyprenylphenol 6-hydroxylase — translation MLTFTRINRNIRSIRRYRDILSILIKYGFGGLIEQLNITYYIELGRKIVTLGKVSRELERLTQAERLRLAMEELGPTFIKLGQLLSTRPDVIPAEFIEELRKLQDKVPPIPADEVRKQITQELSQSVEELFACFSVTPLASASISQVHRARLTTGEEVVLKVRRPRIEQIVETDLDILMGLAYLVEKHLPTGELYDPTGIVKEFRRTIYREMDFSREGHTIDRFAANFSDDPTIHVPRVFWKYTGETVLTMEYVDGIKVSHFDQLRQKGHDLKAIARHGADAILKQVLIHGLFHGDPHPGNIYILEQDKVCFLDYGMVGRLDDSLKYQLVDLLVAVLKRDVDRIINMLLYSGELTDESNIRDLRRDLTDFIDDYYEIPLQEINAGKLLSEFVEILSHNRIKFRSDLILLAKALITIEGIGRQLDPDFNMIDHLKPFLEKVIHERLAPAALGKELLKVLQDYGSFAKTLPSDLKEFINRINKNKFKIDLEHRGLEKMISDLDKSSNRLSFSLVIGSLIVGSSLIMQTEKGPLLFNFPILGLLGYSIAGFLGLWLAVAILRSGRL, via the coding sequence ATGCTGACCTTCACCCGCATCAATCGCAATATCCGTTCCATCAGACGCTATCGGGACATCCTGTCGATCCTTATCAAATATGGCTTTGGCGGCTTGATAGAGCAGCTCAACATCACCTACTACATTGAGTTGGGACGGAAGATTGTAACTTTGGGCAAGGTCTCCAGAGAATTGGAACGTTTGACCCAGGCAGAGCGCCTGCGCCTGGCCATGGAGGAACTGGGGCCGACCTTCATAAAGCTCGGTCAACTCCTGTCGACGCGCCCTGACGTCATACCAGCCGAATTTATCGAAGAATTGCGAAAGCTGCAGGACAAGGTTCCTCCCATACCAGCCGACGAGGTTCGCAAACAGATCACCCAGGAACTGAGCCAATCCGTCGAGGAACTCTTCGCCTGCTTTTCTGTCACACCTCTGGCTTCCGCGTCGATTTCCCAGGTACACCGGGCCCGATTGACAACGGGCGAAGAGGTGGTTTTGAAAGTCCGACGGCCTCGGATCGAACAGATAGTCGAAACGGACCTCGACATCCTCATGGGACTGGCCTATCTGGTAGAGAAGCACCTGCCAACAGGCGAACTGTACGATCCTACCGGAATTGTCAAAGAATTTCGGCGCACGATCTACCGAGAAATGGACTTTTCCCGGGAAGGACACACTATAGACCGTTTCGCCGCCAACTTTTCCGATGATCCGACAATCCATGTCCCGCGGGTTTTCTGGAAGTACACGGGGGAAACCGTCCTGACTATGGAGTATGTGGACGGGATCAAGGTCTCTCATTTCGATCAATTACGGCAGAAGGGCCACGATCTCAAAGCCATTGCCCGACATGGAGCAGACGCCATCCTCAAGCAGGTCCTTATCCATGGCCTTTTTCACGGGGATCCCCACCCGGGCAATATCTATATCCTGGAGCAGGACAAGGTCTGTTTTCTGGACTACGGCATGGTCGGGCGACTTGATGACAGTCTGAAATACCAGCTGGTCGATCTTCTTGTCGCCGTCCTTAAAAGAGACGTCGACCGCATTATTAACATGCTGCTCTATTCGGGCGAGCTCACGGACGAATCCAATATAAGAGATCTACGCCGGGATTTGACCGATTTCATCGACGATTATTATGAAATTCCTTTACAGGAAATCAACGCGGGAAAACTCCTGTCGGAATTCGTGGAAATTCTCTCCCATAATCGCATCAAGTTTCGCTCTGACCTCATCCTGCTGGCGAAGGCCCTGATCACGATCGAAGGGATAGGACGCCAACTGGACCCCGACTTCAATATGATCGACCATCTAAAGCCCTTTCTTGAAAAGGTCATTCATGAAAGACTGGCTCCCGCGGCCCTCGGAAAAGAGCTTCTGAAGGTTCTGCAGGACTATGGTTCTTTTGCCAAAACCCTTCCCAGTGACCTGAAGGAATTCATCAACCGGATAAACAAAAACAAATTCAAGATCGACCTGGAACACCGGGGACTGGAAAAAATGATTTCCGATCTCGACAAATCGAGCAACAGACTCTCCTTCAGCCTGGTTATCGGCTCCCTTATTGTGGGGTCATCCCTTATCATGCAAACCGAAAAGGGACCCCTCCTATTCAACTTCCCGATACTAGGTCTGCTGGGATATTCCATTGCCGGATTCCTAGGACTTTGGCTTGCTGTCGCCATTCTCCGTTCTGGCCGACTGTAG
- a CDS encoding phasin family protein, whose translation MLEFFEKTFFTTVGAVAMSQKKAEELLAEMKERFNITEEEGKAFLNNLQERAKENQQKLEQMAREEVKKACERAGVVTTDEFEKLSKKVAHLEKLLKERG comes from the coding sequence ATGCTGGAATTTTTCGAGAAAACTTTTTTCACCACAGTAGGTGCCGTTGCCATGAGCCAGAAAAAAGCCGAAGAACTGCTGGCGGAGATGAAAGAACGCTTCAATATTACCGAAGAAGAGGGCAAAGCGTTTCTGAACAATCTCCAGGAAAGAGCCAAGGAAAACCAGCAGAAGCTTGAACAAATGGCCCGGGAAGAGGTCAAGAAAGCCTGCGAGCGAGCCGGAGTCGTCACCACCGATGAATTTGAAAAGCTGAGTAAAAAAGTGGCCCACCTTGAGAAACTGTTAAAGGAGCGGGGATAA